The window GTCAAGACAAGTTCTTGACATTCGAATTCGAAGACGACTTCCTCGTTGTTTTGGATCGGGAAGAAGCTGCGGCCGCATCGTCAGATATCCAAAAGGAGCATGCCATCCCCTCTGTAAGGTCATTGGATTTATCTGAGCCCTACGTCGACACAAACCATGAGGTCCAAAACCAAGGCGAGGATTTCGGCGACAGTCCCGTGACAAACTTTGAACTGGGTGTTGATTGTCTGCTGTGGGCGTGAGAAGCTGCTATTGCTCCATCCTAGAAACCAAGAACGCCCCAGAGTAACCAAGCATGGGGGGTTTCAGTCGAAAAATGGTAATAACGCCGGTGGGTTTTTCCATCCACCCGGTGGCAAATACACTTGATAGCGGCAAAAGTCGAGCCATGTTGTATTTTGTTGTATCTCAATGCTGGAAGGTTAGCTTAGGTGTAATTTAGAGCATGTTGTATGTTAAAATCACAGAATGTTCCATTCATCAACATTTTTCGGGGCATTGTGGCCCTTGGCCGCCCTATGTACGACTAGGTGACAAACGATTCTTTAAATTCTCAGAAGTGCAATAAATCAGAAATTTTGTTGGATTATTTTCTTTGCTATGATCAAGGTTCAAAAATCGAATACTGTGCTCATATCGGTGTGGTCTTAAAAGAGCGATACGACCCACATTGTAGCCGATTGGCCGATGCAAACTATGTCGCAAACCAAAACGTTTGACAAAAAATACAACATTTTTGTTGTACAAGATGTACCAAAATACTGAAATCCAATGGTCTATTTGAACTACCGACATAAATTCAGGAAAATATGATTCATTTACCCTCCTTTATGTGACATTTGTATTTTAAGCCACACCTAAACTGAAGGCAGTATTTGAACCACTGCTGTAAATTAATGAACATGTGGTTATTTTGCTCTCATTCACTGTATGTTTGCTTTTTAAGCCatacttagggcatctccaatcTGTGCCGCAAAACATTCGGATTTTTTTTCGCCATCCAATGCGGCGCCGCATACGTCCACTGATGTGTCCGTGTGTTCAAAATCCCGCAAACCGAATGCAAAGTTGGGGAAGATTTGCGGGAGTCCGGAACTCCTCCACGTAGGACTCCAACAATCCCGGTCCACCCAAAATCCCCACTTGGAGCCCGCACATTTGGTCATATCCGCATTGTTTCCGCACCAAGCCCGTGCATTGCCACCCTCTCTAGCTGATCGTTGTCACTCTCCACCCTGTTCCCGCCCTTTTCGTCGTCCGCCGCCACATGGATCCGCTCGTAGCATTGCTGGAGCCGGAGAAGGAGGATCCAAAGGTGGTGGCCGCCCGAAATATCAACTTGGCGACCCGCGACATGCACCGCTGTGTCGAAAGGATCTATGAGAAAGCGGCTTTGGCCATTTTCGCAAAAAGGGATGATCGTTAAGTTAGAAAGCTCATTGGTAAATGTGAGTATTCGTCTGCTCATGTGATCTGCATGATTTTAACTTTTTTTTGCGAGAATACATGATTTAATTTTGACTATTAATTTGATGAAAAATATATTTGTTATATGTcataaaaatcatatcattcaAAACTTTGTCCAAATACAAATACCATGATATAATTCTTATGAAAGACAACACACATTTAGTATATTAAattaatggtcaaacttgagttttccAACACACAAATTTTAAACTTAATTTGGAATCGAGAGAAaatagtaaatagtaaaatcctATATTTTACCCAAAAAATGTAAAATCCTATTTCTTTCACCACACAGAATATCGATGAAAAATAATACTCCCTCAGTCCCACAATATAGATTGTTTTTTCAAGCTAGTACTTGAGCTAAATATGTTTTACAGTATCGTATATGGTACAGTAGTAACAATATTATTGTTATTCGGAAATTAATAATCTTCCCCGCAAAAAACAATATTATTGTTATTATAAAAGCTGAGCATGTACATGACCCTCAAGAAAATGGCTGTCCCCGCACTCCTCAACTACGCTTACCTCAGCGGCCTCCTCGCCCGCTGCGGCCGCGCCGCCGACCACCGCCTGGGCGCCGCCCTCCACGCCACCGTCGTCAAGAACCCCGCCCACTTCCTCCTATGCCCGCTCCACCCCTCCCTCCGCCACGTCCTCGTCGCCTGGAACGCGCTCGTCTCCATGTACGCCAGGTGCGGCCGCCACGACGACGCCACCagggtgttcgacgaaatgcgcGTCCGGGACTCTATCTCCTGGAACTCGCTcatctcctccgccgccgcctcgtcatCCGGCGCCGACGACGCGCTCCTACAGTTCAGGCGGATGCTGCGCTCGGGCCTCTCGTGCGACCACGCCACCTTCACCACAGTCCTGTCTGTGAGCGCGCGTGCAGTGTCCCTCCCCGCGTGTGCCATGGTGCACGGGCTGGTCGTCTCGCGTGGGTTTGAGGGCGAGGTGTCCATCGGGAACGCGCTAGTGACCGCCTACTTCGAGTGTGGATCTCCGGACTCGGCCAAGAGGGCGTTCCAGGGAATGACAGGGAGGAACGTCATCACATGGACGGCGATGATCTCTGGGATGGCTCGAGCAGAGCTCTACGAGGACAGCATCCTGTTGTTTCGACAGATGAGGCGCACTGTGGACGCCAACAATGCGACATACTCGAGCTCCCTGTTAGCCTGCGCTGGATCTCTGGCAGCCAAGGAAGGCAAGCAGATTCATGCCCTTATTGTGAAGGCTGGACTTGCGACCGACCTCCATGTAGAGAGTGGGCTCATGGATGTTTACTCTAAATGCGGCTTAATGGAGGATGCTCTGAGTGTGTTTCGCGCATGTCGGCAGCCTGACGAAGTTTTCTTGACAGTCATTCTGGTCGGATTTGCTCAAAATGGACTGGAAGAGAAGGCGTTCGAATTGTTCGCTGAGATGGCGGGTGAAGAAATCTGCATTGATACAAACATGGTTTCTGCAGTTCTGGGGGCATTCGGTGCCTCCGCGCCAATTGCTCTTGGGAAGCAAATCCATGCACTGGTCATCAAGAAGTGCTTTGGAAGGAACATATATGTCTGCAATGGTCTGATCAATATGTATTCAAAGTGCGGTGAGCTGCAAGAGTCTGTCCAAGTGTTCGATGAGACGCCCAGCAAGAACTCAATCTCATGGAACTCGATCATTGCAGCCTTTGCGCGGCATGGTCAAGGTTCTGAAGTCTTTCAACTGTTTGAATCCATGAAAGCCAGCGGTGCCAATCCCACAGATGTCACCTTCTTATCACTACTACATGGCTGTAGCCATGTTGGATCAGCAAAGAAGGGGCTGGAGATCTTGAATTCCATGTCATCGCAGTACGGAGTGCTCCCAAGGGTAGAACATTATGCATGTGTGGTCGACATGCTTGGCCGAGCTGGTCAGTTAGACGACGCAAAGTCATTCATCGAGGACGGACCTTTCAAGGACAGTGCTATCCTTTGGCAGGCCTTAATGGGAGCTTGTAGCTTCCATCAGAACTTGGAGATCGGGAAATACGCGGCTGAGAAGTTGCTCCTTGTGGACCCTGAGTCCCCTGCTTCTTACGTCTTGCTATCAAACATCTACTCAGCGGAAGGCCGATGGGATGATCGGGCCAAGGTtatgaagaagatgagggagatgGGTCTGAGGAAGGATACCGGCAAGAGCTGGATCGAGCTCGAGAAGGAGGTCCATTCTTTCGTCGTCGGGTCACTCACGTCTCGTCCTGACTCTGCTCCTGTTGACGATGTGCTGCTGCAGCTGTCTGCAGTTGCCGGTGATCACCAGGATGATGTGATGGAAGGCAATGCTCTGTGAATGGGCCGTCTGGTGTGTGCATACT is drawn from Aegilops tauschii subsp. strangulata cultivar AL8/78 chromosome 1, Aet v6.0, whole genome shotgun sequence and contains these coding sequences:
- the LOC109770696 gene encoding pentatricopeptide repeat-containing protein At3g05340 is translated as MYARCGRHDDATRVFDEMRVRDSISWNSLISSAAASSSGADDALLQFRRMLRSGLSCDHATFTTVLSVSARAVSLPACAMVHGLVVSRGFEGEVSIGNALVTAYFECGSPDSAKRAFQGMTGRNVITWTAMISGMARAELYEDSILLFRQMRRTVDANNATYSSSLLACAGSLAAKEGKQIHALIVKAGLATDLHVESGLMDVYSKCGLMEDALSVFRACRQPDEVFLTVILVGFAQNGLEEKAFELFAEMAGEEICIDTNMVSAVLGAFGASAPIALGKQIHALVIKKCFGRNIYVCNGLINMYSKCGELQESVQVFDETPSKNSISWNSIIAAFARHGQGSEVFQLFESMKASGANPTDVTFLSLLHGCSHVGSAKKGLEILNSMSSQYGVLPRVEHYACVVDMLGRAGQLDDAKSFIEDGPFKDSAILWQALMGACSFHQNLEIGKYAAEKLLLVDPESPASYVLLSNIYSAEGRWDDRAKVMKKMREMGLRKDTGKSWIELEKEVHSFVVGSLTSRPDSAPVDDVLLQLSAVAGDHQDDVMEGNAL